The following nucleotide sequence is from Candidatus Limnocylindrales bacterium.
GTGAACTGATAGACTCATTCTCGTGAAATGCTCAAAGGGGTTTATTTCAACCTCTAGGTTAGGGTTTATTTTTCGTTACTTGGAAGTCATGTTCTTATGGAGTTATACCCGTTAATCCTGAAAAGAAGGGAGGTTTGTAATGAGAAAGAGACGTATAGCTATTCTTGGTTCTCTTATGTTTTTTACCCTCTGTCTTTTTAATCTCGTGAATGCTGCAGAGACAACTGAAGTTGGAGGTTCTGAGCAATCCTTTCCTGATTCCCATCTACCTTACTGGTATGTCCCCACGAAATTTGGAACAACCGGACTCTATTCCCTCTTTGGAGCTGATACCGTAGGCCATAAAGGTTTTTCTCTAGGAGTATATGGGGATTTTACCCAATCAGCTCTACCCGCAGATCCTCGAGATCTGGATATTTTTCAGTTAAGGGTTGTTGGGACTTTTGGGATAACTGACCGAATCGAGATTGGTGGGATGGTTCCTTATGTACGGATCAAAGCAGATTCAGAATTTGGTCTTCCAGAGATCGATGAAAGTGGGATTGGAGATATCAATTTAGTCGGTAAAGTGAGTCTGGTGCTGGATAGGCGAGGCGTACCTGGAATTGGAGTTTTTGGGAGGGTTTCTTTTCCTTCCGGAGATGAAAATAAAGGTCTGGGAAGTGGGACAACGGATTTTGAATTGGGAGGTATTATCAGCAAACATGCTGGCCCTCTGACCCTGTATGGAAATGTGAGTTACTTCTTCTCCGGAGAGGGGGATACCGTTACGGCTAACTGCATGGTTCCTCAAAGTGTTGCGGCAGGGATTTGTACCCAGGGAATTTTTGAAAATGCCGTCTTTTATGGAGGCGGGGTTGAAGTGACGGTAGCCAGAAGTGCCACCAGTCGATTTTCTATCTTTGGAGAAGCCAAGTTCTTCCATGAAACCCGAAGTGAGAGTGATTCGAAGGAAAGTCCTCTGGACAATGTGGATGATGGAGGAGAAGGACTTGTAGGGATTCGTTTGGGTTTCTCCAACGGATTAGCCATTACCGGAGGATGGGGGGGTAAGCTTGCAGGAGATGAACCGGTTCCCGAGGCCCCTGTAAGTCATATTTTTGGTGGTCTTACCTATACCTTTGCAGCGAAACCTGCTCCGCCACCGGTTCCAACGCCAACACCGACCCCACCACCACCGGCTCCGACACCGGCTCCGCCACCTGTCGTACGTAATCAGTGCCCGGAGATCACCACGATGACTGCAAGCCCGGATAAAGTCACCGGAGGTGGAAGTGTTCAAATTCGAGTTGAGGCCCGGGATCCCGATGCAGGACCGTCTCCATTGACCTACACCTGGAGTGCTACGGGAGGTCGAATTGAAGGATCCGGCCCAGAGGTTACCTGGATAGCTCCAAGCTGCCGCGAACTGGGTGCCCCATCTAGAACCTTCGACATTACAGTGAAGGTCAGTGATGGAGATCCGGCCTGCGACATTACACGGACTGTAACAGTTGAAGTAACTTGTGAAGAAGTTCTGGAAGGTACCGTTAATTTCGGACCCGGCAGCGCCCGCTTAGATAATATTGCCAAAGCTATCCTGGACAATATTGCAACTTCACTCCAGCAATTCCCAGATCAGAGTATTGTTCTCAGGGGTTATTCGGACAACGTAGGCACTGAAGAAGCGAATCGGCGTATATCTCAAAGACGGGCCGAAGCGGTGAGAGATTATCTGGTCAGACGCCATGGAATTGATCCAGGCCGTATTACCATAGAAGCCCATGGCTCTGAGAACCCCGTTGCATCCAATGAAACTGAAGAAGGACGACGCCAGAATAGAAGAGTGGAAATCTATAGAGTTCCATTTAAATAAATGAGTTGATTTTCCTCAAACCCTGAAAACAAGCTTCTGATAAAAAGAGATTGCCCTATGACTCAATCCATAAGGGCAATCTCGCCATAAAAATGTCTGGAATGAAAAACCCGTTTTTCTAAGGAAACGGGTTTTTCATTAAAAGACTATGTTTTGGAAGCAATCCACAGCATGGTAAAGCTTTATAGATACTCTGACAACCTGAGAAACTGAGGTTATTTCCTCTACCGGTTTAAAATCACCGTCAATACCAGAGTTTAACATCAAAAAATCCAGTACCTAAGGTAAGAATGATAAAGGAAGTGTGAAACAAGTAGGATGGAGATGAGAAGATGGTGGATGGAAAGAAGCCCCAGGCTCAATTCTCATCCTTAGTCTGGATTATGGAGCGATATAAGGATCATCTCATCGGGATTGTGAAAGCAGTTTCTTCAAGGAAGAAAATAGCTTTCCCAGAGGGGAAGGTTTTAATTTTTTTATGGACTTTTCTAGGTTTTTTTATCCCCAACATCTGGGCGGAAGAAGAATGGATTGTAAGGGGTCCCTATGGGGGAGATATTAAGACCGTTGCCTTAAACTTCCATGACCCTCAAGTCCTTTATGCGGGAACCAATGATGGAAAAATTTATAAAAGTGAAGATAAGGGACTTTCCTGGACGGAGTTAAAGCCCGGACTGGGAGAAAGTGGCCTGGTCATTGAAGCTATTGTTCCACACCCGGAACATCCAGAAACCCTCTATGTGGGCACGCGGGGTCTCTGGAATAAAGGAGGTTTATTTAAAAGTACCGATGGAGGACAATCCTGGAGCCGGGTTAGCAGCCTGGAGCCTGTAAGTGTTCGAACTCTGAAATTTGACCCACAGAACCCGGAGATCCTGTATGCGGGAACTTTAAACGGGGTATATAAGAGCCAGGATGGAGGGCTTACCTGGGAGAGGAAGAGCCAGGGACTCGAACATATTGAAATCGAATCCCTGGTTATTCATCCCATTGATACCCATATTCTGTATGCCGGAAGTTGGAGACGGGTTTATAAGAGCCTGGATGCCGGAGAGACCTGGCACAAGGTCACAGTTGGCATGGATCTAGATTCAGATGTTTTTGCTTTAATCATGGATCCCGGGGATCCGGATGTTATTTATGCGGCAACCTGTAATGGAATCTTTAAAACCGTTAACGGGGGAAATCAATGGGTTAAGTTTACAAAGAGGCATGGGTTGGCAAACATTCGAACCCAGGCCCTTGTCCTGGATTACCGAAATCCAAATATCTTATATGCCGGTACGGTAGGGGGTATTTTCAAAAGTATCAATGGAGGAATAAACTGGACCCCTATAACCGATAAATCTATTATTGTAGAATCCCTGGTTATGGATCCCGAAGACCCTAACCGTATTTATGCGGGAATCGAAGACGGGGGGATTTTAATAACAGAGGATGGTGGAAAAAGTTGGCTACGTGCAGCCACGGGAATCACCCATACCTATATAAAAACCATCGTTCAGGATCCAAAAAACCCCAAAACCTTATATGTGGGGGTACCCTATGATAGAAGTTTTGGAGGCATCTTCAAAAGTGAAGATGGAGGAATTACCTGGATCCGTTCCAACAATGGGTTATTGGATACCAATGTTGAGGCACTGGTGATAGATCCCCGTGTACCGGGACTTCTTTATGCAGGAACCCATAACGGGGTCTTTAAAACCCTCAACGGTGGAGCCAGCTGGCAGAAAAAAAGTAAGGGATTGCGTAATCTCAAAATTCTTTCTCTCCTGCAAGATCCTGTAAACTTGAATAGGCTATATGCCGGAACCGGGGCGGGAGTCTTTAAAACAACCAATGGGGGAACTACCTGGACGCCAGCCGGATTAAGTTCCTCTCGTGTTTACTCCCTGGCCCTGGATCCTATCAATGAAAATATTCTCTATGCTGGAACAGATAACGGCATCTATCGAACAGATCCAGAGGGGACGGGATGGATCAAACTAACCGATGGCCTCATAGATATGCCGGTTTTGGTTTTAACTGTTAAGCCCGATGAGCCCAACGTGGTATTTGCCGGTACCCGGAAAGGTCTCTTTAAAAGTACAGATGGTGGAACTACGTGGGAGAAAAGTCAATCTAAATTAGATGTCCTGGAAATCGGATCCATAACCGTGGATCCTTTTAACCCAAATCTGATCTATGTGGGAAGTATGAATGGAAGTGGAGTATATAAAAGTTCTGATGGGGGATCAACCTGGGAACAAATAGACCAAAACAATCTTAAGGTTCATGTCCGGTCGATTCTCACAGATCTTCAAAACCCCAGCCGATTATATGTAGGAACTTCCGCAGGTCTGTATCAATATATTCCCCAAACTTCCCATGCGAAAAAGTAAAACATTCTTTATGAAAGTTCTTCCGATTAATGCATTAACCTTTGATGTTGAGGATTATTATCAAGTTGAAGCTTTCAGCCGCTTTATCCATTTCGATACCTGGGATCAATATGAAAGTCGGGTTACAGCAAATACCAACAAGATCTTAGAAATACTGGCCGAGAGCCGGGTTAAAGCGACTTTTTTTGTTTTGGGCTGGATTGCAGAACGATTTCCCCAAATCGTAAAACTGATCAGTACCGAAGGGCATGAAGTTGCCTGCCATGGATATGCCCATAAAGTTATTTATAAGCAGACCAGACAAGAATTTGAAGAGGATGTATCCAAATCTATTCAAATTTTGGAGGATATCTCGGGTACCAAGGTGGTAGGCTACCGGGCTCCTACTTATTCCATCATCAGAGAAACCCTTTGGGCCCTTGAAGTCCTCCTCAAAAATGGAATCCAGTACGATTCCAGCATCTTTCCCATTAAACATGATCGTTATGGAATTCCCGACGCCGGGCGATTTCCTTATGTAATCGACAAGGGAAGATTGGGAAGCCTCATCGAATTTCCCCCCTCTACCCTCAGTTTTTGGGGTACCAATATACCTATCGCCGGAGGGGGCTACTTGCGTCTTTATCCCTATTTTTTCCTTCGTTGGGGCCTCCGCAAAATAAATCAAGAAGGTCAACCGGTGATGGTATATTTGCACCCCTGGGAGTTAGATCCCGACCAACCCAGGATAAATCAGGTCGGCCATTTGACTCGATTTCGTCATTACGTCAATCTGGATAAGACGGAGAAGAAACTCCGAGCTCTGATGAGGGATTTTCGGTTTGCACCGGCTAAAGAAGTCCTGGGAATCCCGTAAATACCCGATTATATGCCATATTAATTCCCCATGTGTAGGGGTGATCCCCCAGGCATCAAGTTAAGGATTAGACCTGGGGGCTAGACATCCCTCTAACCCCCTACACACCAGGATAAGAAGGTTAGCTCCGGCAGGACGACCTGTTTAACCGGTCGCTCCTCTATATCCCCCTTTCCCCCGCATGCGGGGGAAAGGGGGATATAGAGGAAAGGGGAGCTTCCTTCGGAGCTTGAAAAAATTCTGAATGATTGAATTCCCCCGATTTGTATCCGTTTGTATCCGGGACTACCCATGGTTCGTCCCTGACGGGGCTTTTCAGCTTAAGCTGGCACCTATGCCTCTGTGCCCCCTCAAGGGAGGGGGGAAGAGAGGTTCAGACCGAAAAGCGGGAAGGGGACCCAGGGGAGGGTCTGAGAGCAGGAAATCTTAATGGCGGGGAGGTAGCCCTTGCCGGTCCGGACTTCTCAGTTGAGTCAGTCCCATGTAGATCTGCCCAAATCTCAGATGAAATCCGGCATTTTTAGCAGGGGTTGCCAGGGTTGTGGTGTAATAATGCGTTCCGTCATCAAAAACGTGCTTGAGAGTCTCCCGGGCCATATCCCAGTACTCTTTTCGACCTGTTAACAGATAACCATAGGCAAAACCGTCTGTCGTGGTTTGAAGATTGGGGGACGGCTCCATTTTTTGAGGATCTTTAGCACTCCAGATGAAAGCGATACGAGAAGAGTCTTGGTAAAAAGGTCCATCAGGAACCGGGGTTTTTAAAAAGTCCAGGAGTTTAATTAAACTATTTTCTGCTTCTTGATCGGGTTCTCCTAAAGCCCGTTTGGTCAAGGCATAACGACCTATGCCTTCCGTTGCATATCCCAATTGCCAGGGAAGAGTTTCCCCCTCTCCTCCGAAATATGCTCCAACTTTAGCCGGTACCAACTTTCGGGTTATCTTCCAGCGGATAACATCCCGGGCCAGACGTAAATAGTCTTTATTTCCGGTTACCTCATAAAGATCCATCAAAGCCTGTACAATCTGTCCAGGGTTTCTGGGTTCATCGGCATAGGCCAGATCCCCGGGTTTATGAATGGGATCTGTTTCAAGGTTTTTGAGCCACTGGCCCACCTCTTGGGCACTTTCCAGAGCCAGCTCATCCCCGGTCAATACATAATACGTTAGAAGGCCCCTTATCCAAAAATGACTGGTTTGTGGTTCCCTGGAATGATCCATAATACCACTGGCATCATGCTTATGGATTCCATGATTCGCCCAGAACAGGTCTCTATCGGTGTGATACTGGTCGATATCGATCAGGTGGCGAACCATATATTCTCCGTTTTCAAAAAATCGGATATCATGATCTTTCATGCGAAGGTACTGAAGTAACAGGATATAGGAAAAATCAAATTCATTGTTTCCCCAGTAGCGAACATCCTTCCAACCGGCCCGGTAGTGATCCCCAAAATTGAGCCATCCGTACTCATCCTTATCTTCCCGCTCCCGGTAAATATCCCCCATATTGGCATGGGGTCCTTTATACGCTATAACCGACCGGGCTGCCTCTTCATATTGAGGGAAACGCTTCTCATCTTCAACCGACATATAACCCAAAGCCATACTCGCCTGATACCAGGTATTTGGAGCCAGGGCTCTGAGGGGATTCTGGAAGGATCGGAGGATTCTTTCGGATTGAGCCTTATCCGCAGGACCGGAATGAAAATAATAGAAGAGCTCGTGGGTTTTATATCGACCCCCTTCAAATCGATGGGGTTTTGCCCACCTTGTAGGAAAAAGCTCCACAATTACAGAACCAGAGTCCTCCAGCTCAATCCCTTTAGGAAAATTCTGCCAGAAGTGGCGTAGGCTTACCGTAAGTCCCCAGGTTGCATTGCTGAGATCACCCCATCCAGAGGAACGATACCCGGAGCTTATCTCCTGATCGTTCTTGTAAATCTTATACCCCCGGAAGGAAGTGGACCAAAAAGGGCTTCCGTCCTTGGAAGGCCCCCAGTGGGGTCCCCCACTGGAATCCTGGTAAAGGGTCACCCTCTCCCCCGCACCTAATTTTGCCTGTACCCGCTTATCACCACCCAATATAAAGCTCTTATTACCCGTCAGATTTGTCTTTACCTTGAGGGCCAGGCCTTCAAACTCGTGGAAAACTCCAGGACCTCCTTCATGATAATTCCTGGCCGTAAATCTATCGGGATTCTTGAGGGTATAAAATACTCTGAGATAACTCTTATCGTTATAGGCATGGATTCGAACCGTATAATCCAGATAAGAGAGTTGGTCTTTGTAGACTCCATTTTCAGTATGGGAGTTGTGTCGGCCATCGATTCGAATCACTACCCGCATCGGACCCTTTTCTTCGACCACCACTTGAGGAGCTTCATCTGAAGAAGAAAGGTAAAGGGTCTTGTTGTCTTTTTTGGTTATAATGACTCCCGCATCCAGTTGATCCAACAGAAGGGGATCTTCCTTCCCATCCCCATCTATATCCATAAAAACCTGGTCGAAGAGATTAAATTTCTTCTTGCTGATCCTTAACTGCAAAGCTCCGGTAGCCACCGTCAGGATATCTTTAGTTTCTGTAACCTTTAAATGGGAAAGGGGAAAATTTTCTGATGGATCGCCCCCATCTTGCAAAGAATAAAGGGTTTCTTTACCCGATTTGACCGTAGCCTGAAAATCTGCCAAAACCCACTTGATGCTTCCATCAGGCCATCGAGACAAAACCCTGAACTGGGAAGGGATCTCTTTCCCCTTCCCATCCTTTATTCTTAAAGTCTGTTCTTTCATAACCACTCCCTGGGGGAGCGGAATTCCTGTAGTCACCGGATCGTTGATACGATCAACACCGGCATACTCTTTAACTTTTAACGGAACCTCTAAAGCCCGGGCGGTTTTTAAGGAAAAGGAAAAGAACAAAACTATCATGCCCAGACAGCCGAGAATTCGATGAAATATTTTAATTTTTTGCATATCCGATCGGCCACACGCAATCTAGGGCCCTCCCTGTAATCCTCTACCCTCACCCCCCCGTTCCCCCTTCCCGACCCCACTCCTTCCCTCCCCGCATGCGAGGAGGGAGAGAGGGAAGGGTGAGGTATGGATCTCCCTC
It contains:
- a CDS encoding beta-L-arabinofuranosidase domain-containing protein; translated protein: MQKIKIFHRILGCLGMIVLFFSFSLKTARALEVPLKVKEYAGVDRINDPVTTGIPLPQGVVMKEQTLRIKDGKGKEIPSQFRVLSRWPDGSIKWVLADFQATVKSGKETLYSLQDGGDPSENFPLSHLKVTETKDILTVATGALQLRISKKKFNLFDQVFMDIDGDGKEDPLLLDQLDAGVIITKKDNKTLYLSSSDEAPQVVVEEKGPMRVVIRIDGRHNSHTENGVYKDQLSYLDYTVRIHAYNDKSYLRVFYTLKNPDRFTARNYHEGGPGVFHEFEGLALKVKTNLTGNKSFILGGDKRVQAKLGAGERVTLYQDSSGGPHWGPSKDGSPFWSTSFRGYKIYKNDQEISSGYRSSGWGDLSNATWGLTVSLRHFWQNFPKGIELEDSGSVIVELFPTRWAKPHRFEGGRYKTHELFYYFHSGPADKAQSERILRSFQNPLRALAPNTWYQASMALGYMSVEDEKRFPQYEEAARSVIAYKGPHANMGDIYREREDKDEYGWLNFGDHYRAGWKDVRYWGNNEFDFSYILLLQYLRMKDHDIRFFENGEYMVRHLIDIDQYHTDRDLFWANHGIHKHDASGIMDHSREPQTSHFWIRGLLTYYVLTGDELALESAQEVGQWLKNLETDPIHKPGDLAYADEPRNPGQIVQALMDLYEVTGNKDYLRLARDVIRWKITRKLVPAKVGAYFGGEGETLPWQLGYATEGIGRYALTKRALGEPDQEAENSLIKLLDFLKTPVPDGPFYQDSSRIAFIWSAKDPQKMEPSPNLQTTTDGFAYGYLLTGRKEYWDMARETLKHVFDDGTHYYTTTLATPAKNAGFHLRFGQIYMGLTQLRSPDRQGLPPRH
- a CDS encoding OmpA family protein; this translates as MRKRRIAILGSLMFFTLCLFNLVNAAETTEVGGSEQSFPDSHLPYWYVPTKFGTTGLYSLFGADTVGHKGFSLGVYGDFTQSALPADPRDLDIFQLRVVGTFGITDRIEIGGMVPYVRIKADSEFGLPEIDESGIGDINLVGKVSLVLDRRGVPGIGVFGRVSFPSGDENKGLGSGTTDFELGGIISKHAGPLTLYGNVSYFFSGEGDTVTANCMVPQSVAAGICTQGIFENAVFYGGGVEVTVARSATSRFSIFGEAKFFHETRSESDSKESPLDNVDDGGEGLVGIRLGFSNGLAITGGWGGKLAGDEPVPEAPVSHIFGGLTYTFAAKPAPPPVPTPTPTPPPPAPTPAPPPVVRNQCPEITTMTASPDKVTGGGSVQIRVEARDPDAGPSPLTYTWSATGGRIEGSGPEVTWIAPSCRELGAPSRTFDITVKVSDGDPACDITRTVTVEVTCEEVLEGTVNFGPGSARLDNIAKAILDNIATSLQQFPDQSIVLRGYSDNVGTEEANRRISQRRAEAVRDYLVRRHGIDPGRITIEAHGSENPVASNETEEGRRQNRRVEIYRVPFK
- a CDS encoding XrtA system polysaccharide deacetylase; amino-acid sequence: MKVLPINALTFDVEDYYQVEAFSRFIHFDTWDQYESRVTANTNKILEILAESRVKATFFVLGWIAERFPQIVKLISTEGHEVACHGYAHKVIYKQTRQEFEEDVSKSIQILEDISGTKVVGYRAPTYSIIRETLWALEVLLKNGIQYDSSIFPIKHDRYGIPDAGRFPYVIDKGRLGSLIEFPPSTLSFWGTNIPIAGGGYLRLYPYFFLRWGLRKINQEGQPVMVYLHPWELDPDQPRINQVGHLTRFRHYVNLDKTEKKLRALMRDFRFAPAKEVLGIP